A portion of the Bombina bombina isolate aBomBom1 chromosome 11, aBomBom1.pri, whole genome shotgun sequence genome contains these proteins:
- the ZG16 gene encoding zymogen granule membrane protein 16, protein MLLWIVLSVFCIAAAQQRSSSYSGEYGGGGGKRFSQSGNQLDGPITALRIRGNRNYITGLQVRYGTSWSQYQGGSSGDQEEIFLHPGESVIQVSGKYSWYLRRLVFVTNKGRHFAFGKDYGTSFNAVPLYPNTVLRFLSGSSGSVIDAIGFHWDYSSSGCVQCNK, encoded by the exons ATGTTACTCTGGATCGTGCTCAGTGTATTCTGCATCGCTGCAG CCCAACAGCGCAGCTCTTCCTACTCTGGTGAATATGGTGGAGGTGGAGGAAAGCGTTTCTCACAGTCTGGGAACCAGCTGGATGGACCAATCACTGCCCTGAGGATCCGTGGGAACCGTAACTACATTACAGG GCTGCAGGTTCGTTATGGCACAAGCTGGTCTCAGTACCAGGGTGGCTCTTCTGGAGACCAGGAGGAGATATTCCTGCACCCTGGAGAATCTGTGATCCAGGTCTCTGGGAAATATTCCTGGTACCTCCGCCGTCTGGTGTTTGTCACTAACAAGGGGCGTCATTTCGCCTTCGGTAAAGATTATGGAACCAGCTTCAATGCTGTGCCCCTGTACCCCAACACGGTGCTGCGCTTCTTAAGCGGTAGCTCTGGCTCAGTCATCGATGCCATTGGCTTCCACTGGGATTACTCCTCTAGTGGCTGTGTACAATGCAACAAGTGA